From the genome of Solanum lycopersicum chromosome 12, SLM_r2.1:
gtctttaaatatttttttaatgaatgtaCACAACTTTACAAATTTACTTTATATGAATTTAGACAAAATTGGAAGAACAATAAATATGGTCaaagattttttttccaaattttagtTATCAGATTTAAACTGTGTCCTATAAATTGAGACGAAAAAATACCCCAAAGTTACAATTCAATCAAACATTGGTCTTTCCCCCTAAAATCCTAAAAACCCTCTCCTTTTTACAATGCAGTTCATTCAAAGTACTGACAAATCACTTTTTCTGCACAATCATCATCAAAACAGAGTACCGCTGACCCACCGGATTATGATGGAGTCACCGGAATCTTGCGTCATTCTGACAAATCCAATCAATAAGAGCATCGCATTAATTCCCGACGATGACTATATCATCACAGATATGGCGGCATCCATAAGGGCAGTTGAGGAGATTTTAGACTACAAttttaagaataagaaacttCTCGAACAAGCTCTTACGCACTCTTCCTGCACCGATTCTCCGTCGTATCAACGCCTTGAGTTCGTCGGCGATGCTGCTCTTGGCTTAGCTATATcgaattttgtttatttgactTACCCTGAACTTGACCCTGGGCAACTCTCTCTCCTCCGCTCTGCTAATGTTAGCACTGAAAAGCTTGCGAGAGTCGCCGTTAAGCACTCTCTTTATAAATTTGTTCGCCACAACACTACTACCCTCGATGAAAAGGTACATTTTATATCTATGaatattaaatttagaattGATATGCCGGgatagttctttttattttttttatggttaGGATTTGATTGTAGCAAGTATTTTTGTGTGAAATTATTAGTTTGGGTTGAATTGATTGTTTTAGGAATAATGAAATTGAGAGAGTTaaaaatttggatttggatatTAGGTGAAGGAATTCGTGATAGCAGTAGAACAGGAGGAGGAGGCGGAGGTACACGGAGGAGTAATGAAGGCCCCGAAGGTACTGGCTGATATTGTGGAGTCAGTGGTGGCAGCTGTATATGTGGATATGCACTTTGATCTGAAGCTTCTCTGGAAGGTTAGTTGTGTCTCCTTTGTCTGGATATATTTTCGAATTATTGTTGCATAATTTgctgaattatatatatatatatttaggttTCCTTTCGTAGAATGTCATTTTAGATGTGTTTACAATGAAATATGTTCATGTCACCTAACTAATAAAGGTTTATTAAGTTATGTGTATGAGAGAGATATGTGTTTCAAATTTACTAATTGGGATTTGAAATTGTTATGTATCGAAAAAGAAAACGGTAAGTTCACATGAAAGGAATGTTTTTCCGTCTTTTCAGCTTTCATTATTAGAAAAAACCAATccagttttgttttttttcgaCCTAGAAATTCGGGTATCTTGTCTTGCAGATTATCCCGTTGTTCTGATTAGTTTAGTTTCATTTTGTGTTAGAAAATTAATCGCCTCCTCGAGCCGATTATCACACTGGACTTGCTTGCACAACAACCACAGCCTGTAACTATGCTGTATGAGCTTTGCCAGAAGGACGGGAAACATGTTGATATAAAGCATtggagaaaagaagagaaagacaTAGCTAGTGTTTATGTTGATGGTCAATTTGTTGTTTCCGCTACTTCTGAGAACAAGGAAAATGCTAAACTTCACGCTGCAAAGTCTGCAATCACAAAGTTGGCCTGTAATCATACTAGTAAGCTGGATCTTGAAGTCGAACCAAACACTGAGTTTGGAGGAGCAAAGCAGAAGCTGAATGAGCTATGTGGAAGAAAGAAATGGCCCGCTCCAACTTAcaggttaaattttttttctccaactGAGATGAAGTCGTTACTCTATACATTGCAAACTGAATCATTAGGTGCAAAACTGTACGCCCTCCTACCAGTTTATGTTGCAACATTTTCGTCGTATTCCATTCTAGAAAGAATGGTAACTTCTTAATTTGAAATAACTACTTTGATAGTTATAGTAAAAGTAGTCTTCATGATATGATTGTGTAGAATAGGTTGGTAGTAATCTGGATACAAGAGTATAAAGGATCAAGTATGATATAAATGGATGTTAGATGTACGTTAACGAGCCTCTAGGAGTTTTGTTTAACAGTGAAGGTAGTACAGCTGGGGATGTGTAATAGGCACATGTCACGAGTTTGAATTCTAGCTAATGAACCAACTCTTGTGTTTAAGTTTAGTAGGGAGACGGATGGGCTATTATCCATCAAGTGTTTGGCTATTAAGCTACAGACACCACTTAACTGAATACTTGGTAAACATGTTTGAACTGTGATTGAGTTTCCTCATTGTTTGCTTTACGATGTTTGCAGAATTGAGAAACAGGTAGGCCCTTCTCATGATAGGAGGTTTATTTGTTCAGTGCAAGTTGCAGTAGCTAAAGGCGTGGTTTTTGTGATGGGAGATGAGAAGACGCGTGTAAAAGATGCAGAGAATTCTGCTGCATCAGCCATGATTTGGGGTCTGCAAGGTTCCAATCTCAGTTAGACGCATATTATGGATTGTACTTATTTAATAATTGCGTATTTGAGCTAGGGAATGGTGTATAATATGTCTTGTTAGTGGTTTGTATGATTTGAAATTCATGAcagtgatgaaatattattgTAGTTCTCATCATATCAGGAAAGACAGATTGTCATAGCTGTAGTGATAAATTGATGCATAAGGGATGACACctttaaattatgtaaaagatGTTTGGATGGATCATTCAGtataattatatgatattttggCCAATAATGTGAAGAAGATTTATATAGTTCTTGTGTGTTTTTTTCCATAGTAAAATAAAACCAATGGAGGAAGCAAAGCTTCTACTtcttttaatctatttttctCTGTTTGTCTGTATTCTGTATCCTTGAAAAATTAAGCTAGTTAGGAGTTTGGTCTCTAGTCATAGTCATGGTCAGGGTCAGGTTCAAGGTCGGGTCCCTATTGAAGTGCAAGAGGGTGGGGTGGGTGAATTGTCTATGGAGTGAcattctttaaatatatttagacTTAGCTTATCTGACACGTTCAAGAGATTTCATCTTTGAACAAAGAGATAAATTGATCCTTTTTCAAGAATAAGATTGAGATTATTAAGGTCCTTGATGTAGTCACTTCATTTggttaaatcttttttttttatttcttactaGGTGTTCATAACTCTCGTATTAGAGCTCTACAGAACTCTCTTGAATATAGTGCtcccaacaatttttttatctaaatcAGAAATTCGAATATGAGACATTTGATTAAGAATGAAGCAATCCTACTACTACACTTTGTCTGTCTTTCCTATCTttactattttcttttcctACATTTACAATGTCTAATTAATGAggatttcaaattaaatattgtcCAATTATTATTCCATTATTGAGGAATGAACAGATTCTTGGTACCTGTCCTTTAATTAAAAGATCTTGGTGTGTTTTAAAGAGAGCTGCTATATGACCACAATTATATATGACCACAAATATCAAAACGATTACATTAACCTTTTTCtttcataataataaagttaatCTTTTTAGTATTTTCTAAACTCTAAAAAGTGgaaccatttttttctttttgctaaaCGAATCAGAGCTTTTATTAGTGCTGTGAAGACATTATTTTCACTGACTTTATAATATGGGCCTGGGACCCATCACATCATTCACTTAGCTTTATATCTTTGTGCGATATGAAatgtctaaaataaataaaatcaagttGATATGTCTAAGTGAAAGATGACGTTATTgaatattttgtaatataaagATATTTAATGAAGAAATACATTTGTTCGTGAAAGAACATAACTGCTACGAAAAGTCATTTGTTCATGAAAAAACATAACCTTTATGAATAGTAATTTGTTCATTCATGAAATAACATGATTCTTCTGAAAAGTCATATGTTCATGAAAGAACATGACTCATAAGAGTTTTCTTTTAGGttctataaatagaaaaacTCTCTAGAAGTAGCCTAAGAAAATCTGCATATCTGTGCAAGGGATTTTGTTGTACCCTTGAAGAGAATTGTTTGTATTTATCCTAAAAAGTGATTACAAACTTCAAAGCCCATcttctttttcaattatatttccTACTATCTTTTCTAATAATTTCTCCCACGGCTTGAAATACTTAAGTTGGATTtccttctttttcatttctCGAATGAAATAAACTGTGTCTTGAGAATTGTTAGATCACTATCCCTCCAAGAGATATTGTATGTAGGGTATACATGACCGGGTTGGTTcgcatttttcaaatatcaaatcaaattatttgtgtCGGATTGTTagatttataaatcaaaccaaaccaataaaactCAAGTTTTTCAACTTCAGGTTTTTCAGTTTTTGTGATAAagtttttatacaaatatataatttacttgtacttcaaacatttttttagtCCGACCAAAATTCAACTATCCaagttatttctcaagaaaataacaaaaaatatatgatatgattaatgcactaaaatatccaacaaaaaataataaaatcgcattaaaaaaatattacaaattaataagtcataatgaaattgatcattATTTAAAGTACTAATCATGCTTAAATAAATTTAGTAAatattagttacatgactaaatattaaaagaaagtaaaattagatcatgtattttaattgtctaaatctatgtaaaactaaaaaataaatattcaatattattgtcattcttagtgttgaattgattttctttttgcattagtattaatttgatttttatttaaactttattagtTAACAACATCTATggactataatttttattagatcattaagaattctaacttccaaacatgaaataaatatattaaaagataaaaactaagaaaaagtataagagatatttaaaagttatatcaaaataagtatttttatatataaaaaaatttcaaaattatatatataatattgggTTGGTTTGGTCTCCGGttgattctttttatttgaaacGAAATAAACTCAAATATAGTCGGATTTTTTTTCCTAACAccaaaccaagtcaaaccaaaCCACTAGTCAGGTTTTTTTTCGGTTTGACTATTTGAGGTTTGGTTCGATTTATGGTTCGATTTTGTACACCCCTAATTGTATGTATATACTTTAAGGGACGACAAACAATTTACTATCCTGAACCGACAAAACTATTGATGCTCCCTTTCTGATCAAACAAAACTTTTGTTGCTCCCTTTCTGAACATACAAAACTTTTTGTCGTTCGCTTTCGTTGTAATGATAGCTTCCGCCCACAAGGTTTTTTcataaacctgaacttataagtaaggCATTCAACATTTCCTTCAAAGTTTGGTTTTCtctttcaacaattttattagattgaggtgaGTATAGGTAGTAGTTTGATGGATGATactattttctaaatatatttatgcaaaataagattcttttttttgtcACTCCCCAAGCCTACATCCTGGACGTAACTTATACTCGAAAACCATTGTTGGTTTCCAAACTAACCCTTGACCTGAATAATTACTCAGTGGAAGACTTACTCaacaatatatttaaactaatGATGCAAAACTAActttaaaagatttaatttaaACTCAACTCCAATAATCATCTGAAAGTAATTTAACAAGTACTAGTTAAATGGCTCATAGATTCAAAACATTACAACAATAAAGGAAATAATGATAGactattgtcacgacccaaagcgggccgcgagtggcacccgcacttatcctactatatgagcgaaccaaccaatctaagccccgacatttcaaccataaataacataataatgcggaagacttaaactcattaatgaaaatcgattaaataacttctaaaaactcaatacttaatattcccaaaatctggaagtcatcatcacaagaacatctatcctcaaattactaattctaagagtatctagaaagctagaataaataaaaagctagtccatgctggaacttcaaggcatcaagacataaaaaaagaagatccagtccaagctagaagcgttagctcaccctgaaatccggtgtaatgaagactggctagagttgcggttgagttgaagacgacggtacgtttgctgtactccacaaataacaaagaaagaaacatacaagtaggggtcagtacaaacacacgtactgagtagatatcatcggccaactcaaaatagaaaacagtatatatcaaataatatcataaaatcaactacaatactcaacatgcggcatttacaattaccataacccttggtcacaacaccaagcacatcaatgaggactcacgcctccccatcatactcatttgggaaaataggttcattaaatctgagtatattaccataattcaagattcactctctttattcctcttgtgtcggaacgtgacactccgatctcctaatactacgtgttggttcatgacacccgatccccctaatactacgcatcggttcgtgacacccgatccccctaatactacgtgtcggttcgtgacactcgatccccctaatactacgtgtcggttcgtgacacccgctccccctattactacgtgtcggttcgtgacacccgatcccctaacctcattcttttagttcatcaagccttcttttataccaaggcatcatcattaacaataggttttcaagatttaggattcaatagcttcatcctgcttatttcatcacaattataccataacatcatgcaaacacacaattaagcatatagaagggtttacaatactacccaatacatatcactcgttattaagagtttactacgaat
Proteins encoded in this window:
- the LOC101267583 gene encoding ribonuclease 3-like protein 2, whose protein sequence is MQFIQSTDKSLFLHNHHQNRVPLTHRIMMESPESCVILTNPINKSIALIPDDDYIITDMAASIRAVEEILDYNFKNKKLLEQALTHSSCTDSPSYQRLEFVGDAALGLAISNFVYLTYPELDPGQLSLLRSANVSTEKLARVAVKHSLYKFVRHNTTTLDEKVKEFVIAVEQEEEAEVHGGVMKAPKVLADIVESVVAAVYVDMHFDLKLLWKKINRLLEPIITLDLLAQQPQPVTMLYELCQKDGKHVDIKHWRKEEKDIASVYVDGQFVVSATSENKENAKLHAAKSAITKLACNHTSKLDLEVEPNTEFGGAKQKLNELCGRKKWPAPTYRIEKQVGPSHDRRFICSVQVAVAKGVVFVMGDEKTRVKDAENSAASAMIWGLQGSNLS